The Brassica oleracea var. oleracea cultivar TO1000 chromosome C6, BOL, whole genome shotgun sequence genome includes a region encoding these proteins:
- the LOC106297077 gene encoding transcription factor bHLH30-like, translating into MCSKKEEVESSGAMNNIQNYPNNLFFHQLVSHHHHQEPSQSETFRAPGYNVESGFTIFSHDSVSPIWPTSTQPQFDPFTPPTPQASFYESFFNRSRAHHQGLQFGYEGFDGGTSATHHHQEQLRILSEALGPVVQAGSGPFGLQGKLGKMTAQEIMDAKALAASKSHSEAERRRRERINNHLAKLRSILPNTTKTDKASLLAEVIQHVKELERETSVISETNLVPTESDELKVAFTEEEETEDGRLVIKASLCCEDRSDLLPDMIKTLKSMRLKTLKAEITTAGGRVKNVLFVTGEESSGEDMEDYCIGMIEEALKAVMGKCNVEESSSSVNAKRQRMSSHNPITIVEQQQYHH; encoded by the exons ATGTGCTCAAAGAAAGAAGAAGTAGAAAGTTCAGGAGCCATGAACAACATACAAAATTACCCAAATAACCTCTTCTTTCACCAACTTGTCTCCCATCATCATCACCAAGAACCTTCTCAATCAGAAACTTTCAGAGCCCCGGGTTACAACGTCGAATCCGGATTCACTATCTTCTCCCACGACTCCGTTTCCCCAATATGGCCTACTTCGACCCAACCACAGTTCGATCCATTTACTCCTCCTACTCCTCAGGCATCTTTCTACGAGAGTTTCTTTAATAGAAGCCGAGCTCATCATCAGGGATTACAGTTTGGATACGAGGGTTTTGATGGAGGCACGTCAGCAACGCATCATCATCAAGAACAGCTTCGGATTTTGTCAGAGGCTTTAGGTCCCGTAGTGCAAGCCGGGTCGGGTCCTTTCGGGTTACAAGGTAAGTTAGGGAAGATGACAGCACAAGAGATCATGGATGCTAAAGCTTTGGCTGCTTCAAAGAGTCATAGTGAGGCTGAGAGAAGACGAAGAGAGAGGATCAACAATCATCTTGCTAAGCTCCGTAGCATATTACCCAACACCACCAAA ACTGATAAAGCGTCCTTACTAGCGGAAGTGATTCAACACGTGAAAGAGTTGGAGAGAGAGACTTCAGTGATCTCGGAGACAAACTTGGTTCCAACAGAGAGCGACGAGTTAAAGGTGGCTTTTACGGAGGAGGAAGAAACCGAAGATGGCAGACTCGTAATTAAAGCGTCGCTTTGTTGCGAAGACAGGTCCGATTTATTGCCGGACATGATCAAAACGTTGAAATCGATGCGTCTCAAAACGCTCAAGGCCGAGATAACCACCGCCGGAGGACGAGTCAAGAACGTGTTGTTTGTCACCGGAGAAGAGAGCTCAGGAGAGGATATGGAAGATTATTGTATAGGGATGATAGAGGAAGCTTTGAAGGCGGTGATGGGGAAGTGTAACGTTGAAGAATCATCTTCTTCGGTGAATGCTAAGAGACAGAGAATGAGTAGTCACAACCCTATTACCATCGTCGAACAACAACAATATCACCATTAA
- the LOC106297972 gene encoding uncharacterized protein LOC106297972 produces MAAHPPTLLDRAYGVNNIKSHIPIILDNNDHNYDAWRELLLTHCQSFEVAGHLDGTLLPTDDNDQLWIKRDGLVKLWLYGTISKELFRSVFKTGGTSREIWTRIENYFRDNKEARDIRLDHELRNKTIGDLTIHTYCQDLKSISELLANVESPVSERTLVTYMINGLSAKFDNIINVIMHRQPFPTFEQARSMLILEEERLNKGDKSPLVKDSPSSDKVLNVSATSQPAATTQQPQQQQRFYNNRGSKRNNRGRGRNYNNNQRPMYNQWGVPFWPNAYSFWGNQQQAPWGQQQFNNQGILGPRPNQQAHQVQTQGQFPSAAPFCPNNGLCISVKHYDANGSY; encoded by the coding sequence ATGGCTGCTCATCCTCCTACTCTTCTCGATCGTGCGTATGGTGTGAATAACATCAAATCGCACATCCCTATCATCTTGGATAACAATGATCACAACTACGATGCCTGGCGGGAGCTTCTTCTCACGCACTGTCAAAGCTTCGAAGTTGCGGGTCATCTTGACGGCACCCTTCTTCCGACTGATGACAATGATCAGCTATGGATCAAACGTGACGGCTTAGTCAAGTTATGGCTTTACGGAACCATTTCCAAGGAACTCTTCCGTAGTGTGTTCAAAACTGGAGGAACATCTAGGGAGATCTGGACTCGCATTGAGAATTACTTCAGAGACAACAAGGAAGCACGGGACATTCGACTTGATCATGAACTTCGCAACAAAACGATCGGTGACCTGACCATTCATACTTACTGTCAGGACCTCAAGTCTATCTCAGAATTGCTGGCGAATGTAGAGTCCCCAGTCTCCGAAAGAACGCTCGTCACCTACATGATCAATGGCTTGAGTGCTAAGTTTGACAACATTATCAACGTCATAATGCATCGTCAGCCTTTCCCTACCTTCGAGCAAGCACGGTCCATGCTCATCTTGGAAGAAGAACGACTCAACAAAGGCGACAAGTCGCCACTGGTGAAGGACTCACCATCCTCAGACAAAGTCCTGAATGTCTCAGCTACGTCTCAGCCTGCAGCCACAACTCAACAACCACAACAGCAGCAGCGCTTTTACAACAACAGAGGATCCAAGCGCAACAACAGAGGTCGTGGGCGCAACTACAACAACAACCAACGACCAATGTATAACCAGTGGGGCGTACCGTTTTGGCCAAATGCTTATTCCTTTTGGGGAAATCAACAACAGGCTCCATGGGGACAACAACAGTTCAACAACCAGGGCATTCTTGGCCCTCGCCCCAATCAACAGGCTCATCAAGTTCAGACTCAAGGCCAGTTTCCGAGTGCTGCTCCCTTTTGTCCCAACAACGGACTTTGCATCAGCGTTAAACACTATGACGCTAATGGATCCTACTGA